The following proteins come from a genomic window of Erpetoichthys calabaricus chromosome 18, fErpCal1.3, whole genome shotgun sequence:
- the fezf2 gene encoding fez family zinc finger protein 2 yields the protein MASSAPLETVTPCPRHESRLGSGGTPKSLAFSIERIMSKTCEPKTSAEDKPRAGDAAEGKKIISLCSPIPCMIPLQPFGYDLQSKAFINYSEFWKANFRGTLCNSATMCKSNCGMCCKSEASFVHSLLPASRVIKPQVIHQAVTMPANGSLYYLNYLDSSYRPSDILSGHLFPSGIVTPQSQTSLSAHQKLLLLENAKLANLTADKFPTPQFPHKEHLPGQLDQIVKDSSSLTTEKSGVKTHSKLTSSPADGKPKHFTCDVCGKVFNAHYNLTRHMPVHTGARPFVCKVCGKGFRQASTLCRHKIIHTQEKPHKCNQCGKAFNRSSTLNTHIRIHAGYKPFICEFCGKGFHQKGNYKNHKLTHSGEKQYKCTICNKAFHQIYNLTFHMHTHNDKKPFTCGTCGKGFCRNFDLKKHIRKLHDSNLTTTSELSRAMQG from the exons ATGGCGAGCTCCGCGCCTTTGGAGACCGTGACGCCCTGTCCGAGACACGAGTCCAGGCTGGGAAGCGGCGGCACCCCGAAGAGCCTGGCCTTCTCCATCGAGCGAATCATGTCCAAAACGTGCGAGCCGAAAACTTCTGCGGAGGACAAGCCCCGGGCAGGGGACGCTGCGGAAGGGAAAAAGATCATCAGCCTTTGTTCACCGATCCCTTGTATGATTCCCCTACAACCGTTTGGCTACGACCTGCAGAGCAAGGCGTTCATCAACTACTCCGAGTTTTGGAAAGCTAATTTCAGGGGCACGCTTTGTAACTCGGCCACCATGTGCAAGTCCAACTGCGGCATGTGCTGCAAGAGCGAGGCGAGTTTTGTGCATTCGCTCTTACCAGCGAGTCGAGTCATCAAACCTCAGGTCATTCACCAGGCGGTGACAATGCCAGCCAACGGATCTCTATACTATTTGAATTACTTGGACTCTTCGTATCGCCCCTCTGACATTTTAAGTGGACATTTATTTCCCTCCGGCATTGTTACTCCTCAATCACAGACTTCTCTGTCTGCACACCAAAAACTACTTTTGCTGGAAAATGCCAAACTGGCTAATCTAACGGCAGACAAATTTCCGACACCCCAGTTTCCTCATAAAGAGCATCTGCCAGGACAGCTGGATCAGATCGTGAAGGACAGCAGTAGTCTGACCACGGAGAAGAGCGGCGTGAAAACGCACAGCAAACTGACCAGCAGCCCGGCGGACGGCAAGCCCAAGCATTTCACCTGTGACGTGTGCGGCAAG GTGTTCAATGCGCATTATAATTTAACCCGTCACATGCCAGTGCACACGGGGGCCAGACCCTTTGTGTGTAAAGTGTGCGGTAAAGGGTTTCGCCAGGCTAGCACTTTGTGTAGGCACAAAATCATCCACACGCAG GAAAAACCTCACAAATGCAATCAGTGTGGCAAAGCGTTTAACAGAAGTTCAACACTAAACACTCACATTCGCATTCACGCCGGATACAAACCGTTCATTTGCGAGTTTTGTGGAAAGGGGTTTCATCAAAAGG GAAATTACAAGAACCACAAATTGACTCACAGTGGCGAGAAACAGTATAAATGCACCATCTGCAACAAAGCTTTCCACCAGATTTACAACCTGACCTTCCATATGCACACCCACAACGACAAGAAGCCGTTCACCTGCGGGACCTGCGGGAAGGGCTTTTGCAGGAACTTTGACCTCAAAAAGCACATCAGGAAACTTCACGACAGCAATTTAACGACGACGAGCGAGCTGTCGAGGGCAATGCAAGGCTGA